A section of the Clostridium felsineum DSM 794 genome encodes:
- a CDS encoding GNAT family N-acetyltransferase: MIFKGKDFYVDLLEDEDLKEVVLVYNSNKNFLMKHIGKGSVTEEWILGEIKCMRELYFYPCKIVDKANMKLVGVMDFKIDKESYLSLLMLNSTYKNRGLGKLVYEGFEKYVKEKGSLGIRIDVVCEYDNKVLSFWKRNGFIEIENVKLKWTSKALPAVVMRKSFDASIHF; the protein is encoded by the coding sequence ATGATTTTTAAAGGTAAAGATTTTTATGTAGACCTATTAGAGGATGAAGATTTAAAAGAAGTAGTGTTAGTTTACAATTCTAATAAAAACTTTTTAATGAAGCATATAGGAAAAGGTAGTGTTACAGAGGAATGGATATTAGGTGAAATTAAGTGCATGAGGGAATTATATTTTTATCCTTGTAAAATAGTGGATAAAGCTAACATGAAATTAGTTGGTGTAATGGATTTTAAAATAGATAAAGAGAGTTATCTTTCTCTTTTAATGCTGAACAGCACTTATAAAAATAGAGGACTAGGGAAACTAGTATATGAAGGATTTGAGAAGTATGTCAAGGAAAAAGGAAGTTTGGGTATTAGAATAGATGTTGTTTGTGAATATGATAATAAGGTGCTTTCCTTTTGGAAAAGAAATGGATTTATAGAAATTGAAAATGTGAAGTTAAAATGGACAAGTAAGGCTTTGCCTGCAGTTGTTATGAGAAAAAGCTTTGATGCTAGTATACATTTTTAA
- a CDS encoding Type 1 glutamine amidotransferase-like domain-containing protein, with product MINILLSMYNFHEAWAKGEVEKYIKPKDKVVVIPFSFGPEVGNIEDWNKEYNKKDGKHYKGFTAPFLYYGIKEENIELINYFVDSKNEAKRKIRNSNIVFFTGGLPDKMMLRLKEFDLIEELENFKGIIIGSSAGAMIQFYNYHITPDKDYRTFSYNRGLDLIRNFQIEVHYEKTEVQKSGIAKVLKEKTGTVYAISNKGGIIVYNNQVEILGDVEVFKN from the coding sequence ATGATAAACATATTATTAAGTATGTACAATTTTCACGAAGCTTGGGCAAAGGGTGAGGTGGAAAAGTATATAAAGCCTAAAGACAAAGTGGTAGTAATTCCATTTTCCTTTGGACCAGAAGTAGGAAATATTGAAGATTGGAATAAAGAATATAATAAAAAGGATGGAAAACATTATAAAGGCTTTACTGCACCATTTTTATATTATGGCATTAAGGAAGAAAATATAGAACTTATAAATTATTTTGTGGATTCTAAAAATGAAGCAAAAAGGAAGATAAGAAATAGTAATATAGTATTTTTTACAGGAGGTTTACCAGACAAAATGATGCTTCGCTTAAAGGAGTTTGATTTAATAGAAGAACTTGAAAATTTCAAGGGAATTATTATAGGTAGCAGTGCAGGTGCAATGATACAATTTTATAATTATCATATTACACCAGACAAGGATTATAGAACATTTTCGTATAATAGGGGACTCGATTTAATAAGGAATTTTCAAATTGAAGTTCATTATGAGAAAACAGAAGTTCAAAAAAGTGGTATAGCTAAAGTGTTAAAAGAAAAAACAGGCACAGTATATGCAATAAGCAATAAGGGTGGCATAATTGTATACAACAACCAGGTTGAAATTTTAGGTGATGTAGAGGTTTTTAAAAACTAA
- a CDS encoding GNAT family N-acetyltransferase, with translation MDIKIRTANENDYIHILELVKEVHALHVKNRLDIYLQTDSPLLKDTFKDLLTKSNIKIFVVEDTYNNKIIAYSIVQIILQRNISLLLKSKFAYIDHFCVKSTHQKLGIGKALFNHIVIFIKSQGVSSLQLTVCEFNKNAINFYESLGMSTRNRKMELNL, from the coding sequence ATGGACATCAAAATAAGAACAGCCAATGAAAATGATTATATACACATTTTAGAACTTGTTAAAGAAGTACATGCTTTACATGTTAAAAATAGACTAGATATTTATTTACAAACCGATAGCCCTTTATTAAAAGATACCTTCAAAGATTTATTAACTAAATCTAACATAAAAATTTTTGTAGTAGAAGATACTTATAACAATAAGATTATAGCATATAGTATTGTACAAATTATTTTACAAAGAAATATTTCATTACTTCTAAAATCTAAATTTGCTTATATAGATCATTTTTGTGTAAAATCCACTCATCAAAAGCTTGGCATTGGAAAAGCATTATTTAATCATATTGTCATATTTATAAAATCACAAGGGGTTTCCTCTCTGCAATTAACTGTATGTGAATTTAATAAAAATGCCATTAACTTTTATGAGTCCTTAGGAATGTCTACAAGGAATAGAAAAATGGAACTAAATTTATAA
- a CDS encoding LysR family transcriptional regulator, with protein MELRNVKTFIRVAKLDSFSKAGESLGYAQSTVTLQIKQLEEELGVLLFERKGKKVTLSQKGKEFLVYANKLIKCEAEAINAVTCEGKPKGELRIGILESLSVSNYIRAIKEYMKNYKEVILIVKIATTLELMNFLSKGLLDIIILLDRKITKPDFQVFFEKEEKIVFFSYLKHPMANKLVTLEDISREKFILTEKGCNYRQVFEEKLLEKGLTVNYCLDIGSTKTIIEYVKDELGISLLPEFNLNEVIDREVSKISVEACHIILYTQVILNKDRWKSPTIKAFLDIISKYFK; from the coding sequence ATGGAGCTTAGAAATGTTAAAACTTTTATTAGGGTTGCAAAGTTAGATAGTTTTTCAAAGGCTGGTGAAAGCTTGGGTTATGCTCAATCTACTGTAACGCTTCAGATTAAACAGCTTGAAGAAGAGCTTGGGGTGCTTCTTTTTGAAAGAAAGGGCAAGAAGGTTACCTTATCTCAAAAAGGAAAGGAATTTCTTGTATATGCTAATAAGTTAATTAAATGTGAAGCGGAAGCCATAAATGCTGTTACGTGTGAGGGTAAACCTAAGGGTGAACTTAGAATTGGAATTTTAGAGTCACTTAGTGTTTCTAATTATATAAGGGCAATTAAAGAATATATGAAAAACTATAAAGAAGTAATTTTAATTGTGAAAATTGCTACTACCTTAGAGCTTATGAATTTTCTTTCAAAAGGGCTTTTGGATATCATTATTTTATTAGACAGAAAGATTACAAAGCCTGATTTTCAAGTGTTTTTTGAGAAGGAAGAAAAAATAGTTTTTTTCTCGTATTTAAAGCATCCTATGGCAAATAAATTAGTTACTTTAGAGGATATTTCCAGGGAAAAGTTTATACTCACGGAAAAAGGTTGTAATTATCGTCAGGTGTTTGAGGAGAAGCTTCTGGAAAAAGGACTAACCGTAAATTATTGCCTAGACATTGGAAGCACAAAAACAATTATTGAGTATGTAAAAGATGAACTTGGAATTTCACTTTTGCCTGAATTTAATTTAAATGAAGTTATTGATAGAGAGGTTAGTAAGATTTCAGTTGAAGCTTGCCATATTATTTTGTACACCCAAGTAATATTGAATAAAGATAGGTGGAAATCACCTACGATAAAAGCTTTTTTGGATATAATTTCAAAATATTTCAAATAA
- a CDS encoding PucR family transcriptional regulator translates to MPKLYKLLNFLTKNSYNVKTKNLNRETFFNEVEYLKGQNNFSKNTLYLTDKYQKSPYNILVISSSNFSEACFQVITNNPEKIYKLIKNFIHSELQLSEKKYEIYSSIYNSSNIDEILNAAEMHLNNPIFIVDTSYKIMGRSYLSHSVTDSIEYHNNNTYLIFDTIKTMKKDKCIDDIYDSSDAFFHYSDLNLIFCAIRVNDITIAYICIIEKVRSFIKTDLELVNTLAAVLSTQVQKNNFFITKTGFSEEYYLIDLLTNPCDDLSYIKARLETTSFTLKDNFLVLAIPFKKNYSDYNYNFELRKLIINIKSILVNCISAYYKGNLIFLVSLNCYYIKEKILEDFKNFLRLNKLSSSLSLPFNNLLYIKDFYMQTICTLKLSKKLNTKELICYFEDYIEYYLFSLCKDNYKIKLNTLIHPLILKLYELDNINDTELIKTLSAYLQNNRNTSDTAKKLNIHQSTFFYRFHKIEKILNISLNNSSLLSKFELSLKILHYQENDYI, encoded by the coding sequence TTGCCTAAACTCTATAAACTGTTAAATTTTCTTACTAAAAATTCTTATAATGTGAAAACAAAAAATTTAAATAGAGAAACTTTCTTTAATGAGGTTGAATATTTAAAGGGGCAAAATAATTTTTCTAAAAATACATTATACTTAACAGATAAATACCAAAAATCGCCTTATAATATTTTAGTAATATCAAGTTCAAACTTTAGTGAAGCTTGCTTTCAAGTTATAACTAATAATCCAGAAAAAATTTATAAACTTATTAAAAACTTTATACATAGTGAATTACAACTATCTGAAAAGAAATATGAAATATATAGTTCAATCTATAATAGCAGTAATATTGATGAAATTTTAAATGCAGCTGAAATGCATCTAAATAATCCTATATTTATTGTTGATACAAGCTATAAAATCATGGGACGCTCTTATCTATCCCATTCAGTTACTGACTCCATAGAATATCATAATAACAATACTTACCTAATTTTTGACACTATAAAAACAATGAAAAAGGACAAATGCATAGACGATATTTATGATTCCTCAGATGCATTTTTTCATTACTCGGATTTAAACCTTATATTTTGTGCTATAAGAGTTAACGATATTACTATAGCCTATATATGTATTATAGAGAAAGTACGCAGCTTTATTAAAACTGATTTAGAGTTAGTAAATACCTTAGCTGCAGTTTTATCTACCCAAGTACAAAAAAACAACTTTTTTATAACAAAAACTGGTTTCTCTGAAGAATATTATTTAATAGATCTACTTACAAATCCCTGTGATGATCTTTCCTATATAAAAGCACGATTAGAAACCACCAGTTTTACCTTAAAAGACAACTTTTTAGTATTAGCTATACCATTTAAAAAAAATTATAGTGATTATAATTATAATTTTGAATTAAGAAAGCTTATTATAAATATCAAAAGCATATTAGTAAACTGTATCTCAGCTTATTATAAGGGAAATCTTATATTTCTTGTAAGCCTTAATTGCTATTATATTAAAGAAAAAATCCTAGAGGACTTTAAAAATTTCTTAAGATTAAATAAACTTTCTTCTTCTCTAAGCTTACCTTTTAACAATCTACTTTATATAAAAGATTTTTACATGCAAACAATTTGCACATTAAAACTCTCTAAAAAACTTAATACAAAAGAACTTATTTGCTATTTTGAGGACTACATAGAATATTATTTATTTAGTTTATGTAAAGATAATTATAAGATCAAACTTAATACGCTTATACACCCTCTTATTTTAAAACTATATGAATTAGATAATATTAATGATACTGAACTTATTAAAACTCTTAGTGCTTACTTACAAAATAATAGAAACACAAGCGACACTGCTAAAAAATTAAATATTCATCAAAGTACATTTTTTTATCGCTTTCATAAAATAGAAAAAATTTTAAATATAAGCTTAAACAATAGTAGCTTGCTATCAAAATTTGAATTATCCCTTAAAATACTTCATTATCAAGAGAATGATTATATTTAA
- a CDS encoding class I SAM-dependent methyltransferase has translation MKQGNYGLDAPSVVITYISLGIIFLILGIIFYFKQSWFINLGVIFLFLGLYMVYGSKIGKYKMREKIIKRLQINGEEIVLDVGCGRGLMLNGVAGKLKSGKAYGIDIWSAKDQSQNSYDETIKNAKIEGTEDKIQVVNADMRKIPFKNKYFDIIVSSLAIHNLKNNEERKKALLEISRVAKKGCRVAILDIAHVKYYESIFKEQGFEIEHFDKCQFQIFPPVSVLYARKK, from the coding sequence ATGAAACAAGGTAATTATGGGTTAGATGCCCCTTCTGTAGTAATAACTTATATTTCTTTAGGAATAATATTTTTAATTTTAGGAATAATTTTTTACTTTAAGCAAAGTTGGTTTATAAATTTAGGTGTTATATTTTTATTTTTAGGATTATATATGGTGTATGGTAGTAAGATAGGAAAATATAAAATGAGAGAAAAAATAATAAAAAGGCTTCAAATTAATGGAGAGGAAATAGTTTTAGATGTAGGTTGTGGAAGAGGACTTATGCTCAATGGTGTTGCAGGAAAACTTAAAAGTGGAAAAGCTTACGGTATTGATATATGGAGTGCAAAAGATCAATCTCAAAATAGTTATGATGAAACTATAAAAAATGCAAAGATTGAAGGAACAGAAGATAAGATTCAGGTTGTAAATGCAGATATGAGGAAAATTCCTTTTAAGAATAAGTATTTTGATATAATTGTTTCAAGTCTCGCAATTCATAATTTGAAAAACAATGAAGAAAGAAAAAAAGCCTTACTTGAAATATCAAGAGTTGCAAAAAAAGGATGTAGAGTAGCTATATTAGATATTGCACATGTAAAATATTATGAAAGTATTTTTAAAGAGCAAGGATTTGAAATTGAGCATTTTGATAAATGTCAATTTCAAATATTTCCTCCAGTGAGTGTGCTTTATGCAAGAAAAAAGTAG
- a CDS encoding class I SAM-dependent methyltransferase: MEIIIKQPQIYRFLKYCNESGLEKTVLDCGAGGDLPPLFLFSGNGYKTYGIEISISQLDKAEAFSKKHNVNLNISKGDIRKLPFEDESISFIYSYGTIFHMKKEDIGRAIEEIKRVLKPGGMCLINFLTTKDGDYNKGEKLGEGEFLQIERGDTVIHSYVKDDEADKYFEDMKVLFKEDRVLYRIYEGRKIKQGYVDYIAEKLCKE, encoded by the coding sequence ATGGAAATTATAATTAAACAACCTCAGATATATAGATTTTTAAAGTATTGTAATGAAAGCGGACTAGAAAAGACAGTTCTTGATTGCGGAGCAGGGGGAGATTTGCCACCGCTTTTTCTTTTTTCAGGCAACGGATATAAAACCTATGGAATAGAAATAAGCATATCTCAACTTGATAAGGCAGAAGCTTTTTCAAAAAAACATAATGTTAATCTTAATATTTCTAAGGGAGACATAAGAAAACTTCCTTTTGAAGATGAATCTATAAGTTTTATATATTCATATGGAACTATTTTTCATATGAAAAAGGAGGATATTGGAAGGGCTATAGAAGAAATAAAAAGGGTTTTAAAACCAGGTGGAATGTGTTTGATAAATTTTCTTACAACAAAAGACGGAGATTATAATAAAGGGGAAAAGCTCGGAGAGGGAGAATTTTTACAGATAGAAAGAGGAGATACGGTCATTCATAGTTATGTAAAGGATGATGAGGCAGATAAATATTTTGAAGATATGAAGGTGTTATTTAAGGAAGATAGAGTACTGTATAGAATATATGAAGGAAGAAAGATAAAGCAAGGTTATGTGGATTATATAGCAGAGAAGCTATGTAAAGAATAG
- a CDS encoding M4 family metallopeptidase → MKKKLLSIVLTAAVVSSLSSFNEVFAQSLTAQKPSVKQNYSVRRTSHQLKADNFEDQKKTVFLHGNLSQKLQINEQSILAYLEQNKGSFLNVTGANNFKILSIDKDELGLTKVKVAQTIDGTEIRGSQIILHLDKDGVVKNIVGAVNKDYKKVYSATKASEISAQKAISIAKKQFNYTVLVETPEAKKQVIVKNNVPTTVYSVNIHYNNPDIANWEVLIDATSGKVVKTLDKIRYDGASTGTGTAVDGSTKPLNLLLSRGTYELIDTTKPMTGQIKTYTANNKEVEPGSLVTNKTNKFTTETAKPEVSAHYYAGVVYDFYKNILNRNSIDNKGMSIISTTHYDKGYDNAFWDGSQMVYGDGDGTEFTYFSGDLDVIGHELTHGVTQYTANLDYQDQSGALNESISDTFGVLISTYDKYNVKGGGTWKFNAGDWVVGQGLYLNNTTNKALRSLADPTLYDQPANMNDYVNTYDDNGGVHTNSGIPNKAAYLVAKSLGNNETAHIYYRALTNYLTNDSDFSGARNALESAASDLYGSSAASAVDSAFDTVGVSSSNN, encoded by the coding sequence ATGAAAAAGAAATTATTATCTATTGTATTAACTGCAGCTGTTGTATCCAGCTTAAGCAGTTTTAATGAGGTTTTTGCTCAGAGCTTAACAGCTCAGAAACCATCAGTTAAACAAAATTATTCAGTAAGAAGGACAAGCCATCAATTGAAAGCTGACAATTTTGAAGATCAAAAAAAGACCGTTTTTTTACATGGTAATCTTTCACAAAAGCTTCAAATTAACGAACAATCTATATTAGCCTATCTTGAACAAAATAAGGGTTCCTTCTTAAACGTAACTGGAGCAAATAACTTTAAAATACTATCTATTGACAAAGACGAATTAGGCCTTACAAAAGTTAAAGTAGCTCAAACTATTGACGGAACTGAAATTCGTGGAAGCCAAATTATACTTCACTTAGATAAGGACGGCGTTGTGAAAAACATAGTAGGAGCAGTTAATAAAGATTACAAAAAGGTTTATTCAGCTACTAAAGCCTCTGAAATTTCAGCTCAAAAAGCAATTTCTATTGCAAAAAAGCAATTCAACTATACTGTTTTAGTGGAAACACCTGAAGCAAAAAAACAAGTTATAGTAAAAAATAATGTTCCAACTACAGTTTACAGTGTTAATATTCATTACAATAATCCTGATATAGCTAACTGGGAAGTTTTAATTGATGCTACTTCTGGAAAAGTAGTTAAGACACTAGATAAAATAAGATATGATGGTGCATCGACCGGTACAGGTACAGCAGTTGACGGATCAACAAAACCTCTTAACCTATTACTTAGTCGAGGTACTTATGAACTTATAGATACTACAAAACCAATGACTGGACAAATTAAAACGTATACTGCTAATAATAAAGAAGTTGAACCTGGAAGCTTAGTTACTAATAAAACAAATAAATTCACTACTGAAACTGCTAAGCCAGAAGTTAGTGCTCATTACTACGCAGGTGTAGTTTATGACTTCTATAAAAACATATTAAACAGAAACAGCATAGATAATAAAGGCATGAGTATAATTTCTACAACACATTACGATAAAGGTTATGATAATGCTTTCTGGGATGGAAGTCAAATGGTTTATGGTGACGGTGATGGCACTGAATTCACTTATTTCTCTGGTGACCTTGATGTAATTGGACATGAACTTACTCATGGAGTAACTCAATACACTGCTAACTTAGACTATCAAGATCAGTCTGGTGCCTTAAATGAATCTATATCAGATACCTTTGGAGTTTTAATTTCAACTTATGACAAATACAATGTTAAAGGTGGCGGCACATGGAAATTCAATGCAGGTGATTGGGTTGTTGGACAAGGCTTATACTTAAATAATACTACCAATAAAGCTTTAAGAAGTTTAGCTGATCCAACTCTTTATGATCAACCAGCTAATATGAATGATTATGTTAACACATATGATGATAATGGTGGTGTTCACACAAACAGTGGTATACCTAATAAAGCAGCTTACTTAGTTGCAAAGTCATTGGGTAATAATGAAACAGCTCATATTTACTATAGAGCCCTTACTAATTATTTAACTAATGATTCAGATTTTTCAGGTGCAAGAAATGCATTAGAATCTGCTGCTTCTGATTTATACGGTTCTTCGGCAGCTAGTGCTGTAGATTCTGCTTTTGATACTGTTGGTGTTTCAAGCAGTAACAACTAA
- a CDS encoding flavodoxin family protein, translating into MSFKVMGVTAGRKDSNSEILLKEALLACENQGAEVIMINLRDYNILECSGCTACTHAMTKGKYIGCSLDGKDDKKEIMKVMLNQDAVIFSAPTYDLMPTATFLKFMHRNLSYESSFLEEIGAVEHKDRIGALIAVGGSTRSWQSMALEAMQATCFTNDFKIIDMLLATRVPAPKQCLLNDDLIKRAKKIGENIMESLNTKVEERKWLGDENMGWCPNCHSNALVLGEPQWDGLYFPIECQVCGAGGDLEKTKDGKWKFVIAENGLCRDRTDVKGRAHHGREIGHTQGGFYTEGNLKVVKERSVKYKNIKFPSIKIKR; encoded by the coding sequence ATGAGTTTTAAGGTAATGGGTGTTACAGCAGGAAGAAAAGATTCGAATTCTGAAATTTTATTAAAAGAGGCTCTTTTAGCATGTGAAAATCAAGGTGCAGAGGTAATAATGATCAATCTAAGAGATTACAATATTTTAGAGTGTTCAGGATGTACAGCTTGTACGCATGCCATGACTAAAGGAAAATATATTGGATGCAGTTTAGATGGAAAAGACGATAAAAAGGAAATAATGAAGGTTATGTTAAACCAAGATGCTGTAATATTTTCAGCACCAACATATGATTTGATGCCAACAGCAACCTTCCTTAAATTTATGCATAGAAATTTAAGCTATGAATCATCATTTCTAGAAGAAATAGGTGCAGTAGAACACAAAGATAGAATTGGGGCTTTAATTGCAGTTGGAGGTTCAACACGTTCTTGGCAGTCAATGGCATTAGAGGCTATGCAGGCTACTTGCTTTACAAATGATTTTAAAATTATAGATATGCTTTTGGCAACTCGTGTTCCAGCACCAAAACAATGCTTACTTAATGATGATTTGATTAAGCGTGCTAAAAAAATCGGGGAAAATATAATGGAGTCATTAAATACTAAGGTAGAAGAGAGAAAATGGTTAGGTGATGAAAATATGGGATGGTGTCCTAACTGTCATTCTAATGCTCTTGTTTTAGGAGAACCTCAGTGGGATGGACTGTATTTTCCAATTGAATGTCAAGTTTGTGGAGCTGGTGGAGATTTGGAAAAAACGAAGGATGGAAAATGGAAATTTGTTATTGCTGAAAATGGTTTATGTCGTGATAGAACAGATGTTAAGGGAAGAGCTCATCATGGGAGAGAAATTGGACATACTCAAGGGGGCTTTTATACAGAAGGAAACTTGAAGGTGGTCAAAGAAAGATCTGTCAAATATAAGAATATAAAATTTCCGTCAATTAAAATAAAAAGATAA
- a CDS encoding DMT family transporter → MNEISKRNILAFITVFLWASAFPLTKIAMNHYSPNSLGFIRCSIASIFLIILGILNNIRKPKAKDIPLFFISGALGFTFYMITFNTGIHSLTSATSSIVIATTPIMTAIAASKCYKEKINTLGWFSILLAFVGVLILLLSNGIFSINIGLVWTVTAAIVFCFYNILNRKLSSMSYTALEIVTYSMICGTILLSIFSFKSFNQLTTSKPDHILSVIYLGAFPSAIAYFFWGRALSLAKKTSDVTNFMFVTPLLSSILGFLMLKEIPTISTFIGGGIIIISVIIFNLKDQLIKLLFKPSKNNYY, encoded by the coding sequence ATGAATGAAATTTCAAAAAGAAATATACTAGCTTTTATCACTGTTTTTCTTTGGGCATCTGCCTTCCCACTTACAAAAATAGCAATGAACCATTATAGTCCAAACTCTCTTGGCTTTATTCGATGCAGTATAGCCTCTATTTTTTTAATTATACTCGGAATATTAAATAACATAAGAAAACCCAAAGCGAAGGATATACCATTGTTTTTCATATCAGGCGCTTTAGGCTTTACTTTCTATATGATTACTTTTAATACTGGCATACATTCTCTAACTTCTGCAACCTCCAGTATAGTTATAGCTACCACCCCAATTATGACTGCTATTGCAGCTTCAAAATGCTATAAAGAAAAAATCAATACTCTTGGTTGGTTTTCAATACTATTAGCCTTTGTAGGAGTTTTAATTCTTTTATTATCCAATGGTATTTTTTCCATAAACATTGGGCTTGTATGGACTGTTACTGCTGCCATTGTTTTTTGCTTCTACAATATCCTAAATAGAAAGCTTTCTTCTATGAGCTATACAGCCTTAGAAATTGTTACCTACAGCATGATTTGTGGCACTATTCTTCTTTCAATATTCTCATTTAAAAGCTTTAATCAGCTAACAACCTCTAAGCCAGATCATATTTTGTCTGTTATATATTTAGGTGCATTTCCAAGTGCAATAGCATACTTTTTTTGGGGACGTGCTTTATCTCTGGCTAAAAAAACTAGTGACGTTACTAACTTTATGTTTGTTACCCCTCTTCTTTCCTCTATACTTGGCTTCCTTATGCTTAAAGAAATCCCTACTATAAGTACTTTTATCGGAGGAGGCATTATTATTATAAGTGTTATAATATTTAATTTAAAAGATCAATTAATAAAACTACTTTTTAAACCTTCTAAAAATAATTATTACTAA
- a CDS encoding aspartate/glutamate racemase family protein: MKTIGLIGGMSFESTLEYYKLINETIQEKLGGLHSAKCLMYSVDFEEIEMLQHKNKWTELTDIMVEISEKLKYAGADFIVICTNTMHKMAEDIEKRVGIKVLHIAEVTGEKIARKSMKKVGLLGTKFTMEQDFYKKVLKEVFNVEVIIPDENERKTIHEIIYNELCKGIIKRQSKEKYIEIINNLALRGAEGIVLGCTEIPLLIKQEDVKVAIFNTTRIHAVASAEFALKN, encoded by the coding sequence TTGAAAACAATAGGATTAATAGGTGGTATGAGTTTTGAATCTACATTAGAATATTACAAGCTTATAAATGAAACGATACAAGAAAAATTAGGAGGACTACATTCTGCTAAATGTTTGATGTATTCAGTAGATTTTGAAGAAATAGAGATGTTACAGCATAAAAATAAGTGGACAGAGTTAACGGACATTATGGTAGAAATTAGTGAAAAGTTAAAATATGCAGGGGCAGATTTTATAGTAATATGTACTAATACAATGCATAAAATGGCTGAAGATATAGAAAAAAGAGTGGGAATAAAGGTTTTGCATATAGCAGAGGTAACTGGTGAAAAAATAGCTAGAAAATCCATGAAAAAAGTTGGACTACTTGGAACTAAATTTACTATGGAACAAGATTTTTATAAAAAAGTTTTAAAAGAAGTTTTTAACGTAGAAGTAATTATTCCTGATGAAAATGAAAGAAAAACAATTCACGAAATAATTTATAATGAGCTTTGTAAGGGGATAATAAAAAGACAATCTAAAGAAAAATACATAGAAATAATAAATAATTTAGCTTTAAGAGGTGCAGAAGGTATAGTATTAGGCTGTACAGAAATACCATTATTGATAAAACAAGAAGATGTTAAAGTTGCAATTTTTAATACAACTAGGATACATGCTGTTGCTTCTGCTGAGTTTGCTTTAAAAAATTAG
- a CDS encoding GNAT family N-acetyltransferase, translating into MKIRKIEAEIRKEINSFIIKHWFSLEMVVREEIVDMSKLQGLVMYEDKNIVGLITYRSFNNVMEIMSLDSLKENQGIGTALLDKAVNIAKKAGFYKVKLITTNDNINALRFYQKRGFDITQIYLNAVDRARKLKPSIPMKGNFDIPIKHEIELEKNI; encoded by the coding sequence ATGAAAATAAGAAAAATAGAAGCTGAGATAAGAAAAGAGATAAATAGTTTTATAATAAAGCATTGGTTTTCTTTAGAAATGGTTGTTAGAGAAGAAATAGTAGATATGTCTAAACTACAAGGATTAGTTATGTATGAGGATAAAAATATAGTAGGACTTATTACCTATAGAAGTTTTAATAATGTAATGGAAATAATGTCTTTAGATAGTCTTAAAGAAAATCAAGGTATTGGAACTGCGCTTTTAGATAAAGCTGTAAATATAGCTAAAAAGGCAGGATTTTATAAAGTAAAATTGATAACTACAAATGATAATATAAACGCTCTTCGTTTTTATCAAAAAAGAGGCTTTGACATAACACAAATTTATTTGAATGCAGTAGATAGGGCAAGAAAGCTTAAACCATCAATTCCAATGAAGGGTAATTTTGATATACCTATAAAGCATGAAATTGAACTTGAAAAAAATATATGA